Proteins from one Anopheles nili chromosome 2, idAnoNiliSN_F5_01, whole genome shotgun sequence genomic window:
- the LOC128721209 gene encoding uncharacterized protein LOC128721209 yields the protein MRLILTPVLTVILYVLPTSYGQLLGVTIGGIGVTVLGTSSIIGIGGGAGGTTTTGTLISTTTAGATTAPTTTVAGTSTSVSTSSKSSTSAGNTVVFNIGGNIVTVASSDLATITAILASLQTASTTAATTTTTVATTTASPTTTTTAATTTTSTVASTSTVSSTTVGASTTTAGSTTTTTAGTTTTGSSAVSISITINFNGTTIIVEANNSSLLTLLTQLLNQLSSTTSTTSTTASPTLKITTTRAWHRHHHSHEFFGLGFGGRIGLGGPGGFLGIGGGVHVGRPAVAPFVSFNTPAPVLPLVPVVNPIGLIARPVLNAAGRIVTGIGNVAGGIVNGISQGISNVVGGIANTANSLGTANAGISAGVGLGGGIGMGAGLGLNARLIG from the exons ATGCGGTTGATCCTGACGCCAGTACTGACTGTCATATTGTATGTGCTACCAACCAGCTATGGCCAGTTGTTGGGAGTTACTATTGGTGGCATTGGTGTGACCGTTCTGGGAACATCCTCCATTATTGGCATTGGAGGAGGAGCCGGTGGCACCACAACAACTGGAACTTTGAtttcaacaacaacggcaggGGCAACTACTGCACCAACAACTACCGTTGCAGGCACTTCAACTTCAGTCAGCACGTCATCAAAATCCAGTACTTCTGCGGGAAACACAGTGGTATTCAACATAGGAGGAA ACATTGTAACGGTCGCCTCGAGTGATCTGGCCACTATAACTGCCATATTGGCTTCTCTGCAAACTGCAAGTACAACTGCAGCGA CAACAACTACTACtgtagcaacaacaaccgctAGTCCAACCACAACAACCACTGCTGCTACGACCACAACATCTACTGTGGCATCAACATCGACTGTTTCGTCTACAACTGTAGGAGCTTCTACTACTACTGCAGGCTCGACAACAACGACCACGGCGGGAACCACGACAACGGGCTCTTCTGCGGTTTCCATCTCTATAACGATTAACTTCAATGGAACTACGATAATTGTTGAGGCTAACAACTCTTCCTTACTGACACTGCTGACACAGCTGTTGAATCAGTTATCTTCGACCACGTCTACAACATCCACAACTGCGTCCCCGACCTTGAAGATAACAACTACGCGAGCATGGCACAGGCACCATCATAGTCACGAGTTTTTTGGATTAGGATTTGGAGGCAGAATTGGGTTAGGTGGTCCTGGAGGATTCCTTGGAATTGGAGGAGGAGTTCATGTAGGCAGACCAGCGGTCGCTCCATTTGTATCCTTTAACACACCGGCACCAGTGCTACCGCTAGTGCCAGTGGTTAATCCTATTGGTCTCATTGCCAGACCAGTGCTGAATGCTGCCGGACGCATCGTAACCGGAATTGGTAATGTAGCTGGAGGTATAGTGAATGGAATCAGTCAAGGTATCAGCAATGTAGTTGGAGGAATTGCAAACACTGCCAATTCTCTAGGAACAGCAAATGCGGGTATCTCTGCAGGAGTAGGATTGGGTGGTGGAATTGGAATGGGCGCTGGGCTCGGCCTCAACGCAAGGCTGATTGGTTGA
- the LOC128721215 gene encoding mucin-5AC-like translates to MKRYHSISCAALERKIRMKRNILLTFAFALCVLTNQVQAQATVAINVGGSIITVASSDINTLLAIVAALQSSTTTGAATTTVAGATTTVAAATTAAAATTTAAATTAATTTVAATTAATTAAATKTNNGGKTTLAATTAATTAATTTTVAATTAATTTTTVAPTTTTTTVAPTTTTTTVAPTTTTTTVAPTTTTTTVAPTTTTTTVAPTTTTTVATTTTTVAPITVTVTVNGATVTLSSTNNSLVSVILQIIASLTTTTTVAPTTTTTTAATTTTTAATTTTTAATTTTTTTAPTTTTTTVAPTTTTTTVATTTTRIPCHPHPHPHPPIGGLGGGFGIIGGLGPLGFGLGLRGGIGGIGGYGVPQVGGFGILPAVGNVARTLVGTGLNVVGSAANLAGNVVGSAANLAGNVVGAVGNVANGVLGGFSNAAAGIGAGLSSGLSGGLLSTRLNTGLSAGLGGGLSSSIGSGLGGHLHAGARIGGGFGGAGIGGGIRAGIGFMG, encoded by the exons ATGAAACGATAC CATTCAATATCTTGTGCCGCACTTGAACGGAAGATAAGGATGAAGAGAAACATTTTGTTGACATTTGCCTTTGCACTCTGTGTGCTAACCAATCAAGTGCAGGCTCAAGCTACTGTAGCTATAAATGTTGGTGGAA GTATTATAACTGTCGCTTCGAGCGATATAAACACTCTTCTGGCAATAGTAGCTGCTCTACAGTCGTCAACTACGACTGGAGCTGCCACAACGACTGTTGCCGGAGCCACAACtacggtagcagcagcaacaacggctGCAGCTGCTACAAcgactgcagcagcaacaacagctgcaACGACCACGGTAGCAGCAACAACTGCTGCAACGACTGCTGCTGCAACTAAAACTAATAATGGTGGTAAAACAACATTAGCTGCCACTACTGCAGCAACGACGGCTGCTACCACTACAACTGTTGCAGCTACAACAGCTGCCACCACTACAACTACAGTTGCTCCAACGACTACTACTACCACTGTTGCTCCAACGACTACTACTACCACTGTTGCTCCAACGACTACTACTACCACTGTTGCTCCAACGACTACTACTACCACTGTTGCTCCAACGACTACTACGACCACAGTTGCACCCACGACTACTACAACTGTAGCCACTACTACTACCACGGTCGCTCCTATCACTGTAACTGTTACCGTTAACGGAGCCACAGTTACCTTGTCTTCCACCAACAACTCCCTTGTAAGTGTTATTCTTCAAATTATCGCGAGTCTAACAACTACGACGACTGTAGCACCGACTACAACGACTACGACTGCGGCTACTACCACCACGACTGCTGCAACGACTACTACAACGGCAGCTACTACAACCACAACGACCACTGCTCCTACAACGACGACCACTACGGTTGCTCCGACTACTACCACTACCACGGTAGCAACGACTACTACAAGAATTCCTTGTCATCCTCATCCACATCCTCATCCTCCGATCGGTGGTTTAGGAGGTGGATTCGGAATAATCGGAGGACTTGGCCCGttaggttttggattgggactCCGAGGCGGCATTGGTGGTATTGGTGGATACGGAGTACCACAAGTAGGAGGATTTGGAATCCTTCCTGCCGTTGGTAACGTAGCTCGTACTCTGGTGGGTACTGGGTTGAATGTTGTTGGCTCTGCTGCAAACTTGGCCGGAAATGTTGTTGGTTCTGCTGCAAACTTGGCCGGAAATGTTGTTGGAGCTGTCGGCAATGTAGCCAATGGTGTTCTCGGAGGATTTAGCAATGCTGCCGCTGGAATTGGCGCTGGTTTAAGCAGTGGATTGAGTGGAGGTCTATTGTCAACCAGACTGAATACAGGACTGAGTGCGGGACTTGGCGGTGGACTTAGCAGCAGTATTGGTAGCGGCTTAGGTGGACATCTGCATGCTGGCGCTAGGATTGGTGGAGGATTTGGAGGTGCTGGTATCGGTGGCGGAATACGTGCCGGAATCGGCTTcatgggatga
- the LOC128721221 gene encoding mucin-5AC-like has product MKNYLATLILAVCLLTGPAASQTVSINVGGSVITLASTDLSTILAIVASLQSTTTTAAATTTVATTAATTTTAATTAATTTTAATTAATTAATTAATTAATTVATTAATTTVATTAATTTTVATTAATTAATTAATTTTVATTAATTAATTVATTAATTAATTTTTAAPTTTTTTAAATTTTAATTTTTAAPISVTITVNGNTITVVGTDPTVVSLLTQILNSLISTTTVAPTTTTTTAAPTTTTTTGAPTTTTTTAAPTTTTTTAAPTTTTTTVAPTTTTTTVAPTTTTTTAAPTTTTTTVATTTRACGIGIGGAISIGGLGSIGGGIGIGSSGIGAGAGINLGTGLGSIGTGFGAGINLGTGIGSIGTGLNTGTVIRPIGSLLGTGLNLAGSAINTAGNVLNTAGNLVNTAGTAVRGVVGTATNVLGAATNVLGNVATGLVGGLTNGLQAATNTGVNIGGALSGTSGILGSLTNGLTSGLTNTATSGLTKTLTGGLTGGLSGGLTGGLTAGLTSGLTSGLTGGLRFGIAG; this is encoded by the exons ATGAAGAACTATTTGGCCACTCTGATACTAGCCGTGTGTCTTCTCACCGGCCCTGCCGCGAGCCAAACGGTATCGATAAATGTTGGAGGAA GTGTTATAACTTTAGCATCGACTGACCTATCGACAATATTAGCGATAGTAGCATCGTTGCAGAGTactacaacaacagcagctgctACTACAACGGTGGCTACAACTGCTGCTACGACCACGACAGCAGCTACTACTGCTGCAACGACCACGACTGCAGCAACCACTGCAGCTACTACTGCAGCTACTACTGCAGCAACTACTGCTGCAACCACGGTAGCAACAACTGCAGCTACTACCACAGTTGCAACTACTGCTGCAACTACTACCACAGTtgcaactactgctgctacaaCAGCAGCTACCACTGCagccacaacaacaactgTAGCAACTACTGCCGCAACAACCGCAGCTACAACTGTTGCCACGACTGCTGCTACCACCGCTGCCACAACAACTACAACTGCCGCTCCAACGACCACGactacaactgctgctgcaacgACTACCACGGCCgcaacaacaactacaacGGCTGCTCCTATTTCTGTTACAATTACTGTGAATGGAAATACCATCACTGTTGTGGGCACAGATCCTACCGTGGTGTCCTTGCTAACTCAAATCTTAAACAGCTTGATCTCTACAACAACTGTTGCTCCAACTACGACCACTACTACCGCTGccccaacaaccaccaccactactgGTGCTCCAACAACTACCACCACTACTGCTGCTCCAACAACTACCACCACTACTGCTGCtccaacaaccaccaccactactgTTGCCccaactactactactactaccgTTGCCCCAACTACGACCACTACTACCGCTGCCCCAACTACGACCACTACTACTGTGGCAACAACGACTCGTGCTTGTGGTATTGGAATCGGTGGTGCAATAAGCATCGGAGGACTCGGAAGCATCGGTGGAGGCATTGGCATTGGTTCGAGCGGAATCGGTGCAGGAGCTGGCATCAATCTTGGTACAGGGCTTGGCAGCATTGGTACAGGATTCGGAGCAGGAATTAATCTAGGAACTGGCATTGGAAGCATTGGAACAGGACTTAACACTGGTACTGTGATCCGTCCGATTGGATCACTTCTGGGCACCGGATTGAACCTGGCAGGTTCAGCAATCAATACGGCTGGTAACGTCCTCAATACTGCAGGAAATCTAGTTAACACTGCAGGCACCGCCGTAAGGGGAGTCGTAGGAACAGCTACTAACGTACTTGGTGCAGCAACGAACGTGCTTGGCAACGTTGCTACTGGGCTTGTAGGAGGGTTGACTAACGGTCTGCAAGCAGCCACCAATACTGGTGTGAATATTGGAGGAGCTCTTTCAGGAACCAGCGGAATCCTTGGTAGTCTTACAAATGGCCTAACAAGTGGGCTTACGAACACTGCTACCAGCGGGCTTACCAAAACCCTTACTGGCGGTCTTACAGGAGGACTTTCAGGTGGGCTAACAGGTGGACTTACAGCTGGCCTTACGAGCGGACTTACGAGTGGTCTGACCGGTGGCTTACGTTTCGGAATTGCTGGATAA